From a region of the Campylobacter showae genome:
- a CDS encoding DUF6394 family protein, which produces MNWGKVVYIFFALMSLTTTAGFLYDKNEIALFVAASVNVISTLLKIGVKNVFAAELFASSLVADLHLIPAFVLLQVNGNAHMAYSLTIGAAIANVFSLALVLVESGKTQEEF; this is translated from the coding sequence ATGAACTGGGGCAAGGTTGTTTATATATTTTTCGCGCTTATGAGCCTGACGACGACGGCGGGGTTTTTGTACGATAAAAACGAGATTGCGCTATTTGTGGCGGCGAGCGTAAACGTGATCTCGACGCTGCTAAAAATCGGCGTCAAAAACGTCTTTGCCGCCGAGCTTTTTGCTAGCTCGCTAGTGGCTGATTTGCACCTTATTCCGGCTTTTGTGCTACTTCAGGTAAACGGCAACGCGCACATGGCGTATTCGCTAACGATCGGCGCCGCGATAGCAAACGTCTTTTCTTTGGCGCTTGTTTTGGTCGAGTCCGGCAAGACG